A genomic region of Podarcis raffonei isolate rPodRaf1 chromosome 13, rPodRaf1.pri, whole genome shotgun sequence contains the following coding sequences:
- the LOC128400075 gene encoding keratin, type I cuticular Ha6-like: MASKYYAQTISSGSVKGGGLTRMSSIHSTGSCRAPSLAFGSRSISTSSMKLGAGSICSPGPGFLGSYGWHDEGILSCNEKELMQCLNDRLASYLERVRCLEQENANLECKIREWYECQVPYVCIDFQSYYKIIEELQHQILCAKTDNARLVLEIDNARLAADDFRTKYETELALRQSVEADINGLRRILDELTLCRSDLEAQLESLKEELICLRKNHEEEANGLRSKLGARVNVEVDAAPSCDLNKILDEIRSQYESLAEKNRRDVETWFTSKMEELNQQVISSGEELQTCQSEIIELRHTVQALEIDLDAQHNMKNALECTLQETEARYSTQLGQLQCLISNIEGQLGDLRCDMERQSHEYKILLDVKTRLEAEITTYRRLLEGEDCKFPRALCVPECPPPVCAPVPQITKKIRTITEEIKDGKIISSREQVQHLTL; encoded by the exons ATGGCTTCCAAGTACTATGCTCAGACCATATCTTCTGGGTCTGTCAAGGGCGGGGGTCTCACTCGGATGTCTTCCATCCATTCCACCGGCTCATGCAGAGCACCAAGCCTGGCTTTTGGCagcaggagcatctccacctcttcCATGAAGCTGGGAGCTGGGAGCATTTGCTCACCTGGGCCGGGGTTTCTTGGAAGCTACGGCTGGCATGATGAAGGGATCCTGAGTTGCAATGAAAAGGAGCTGATGCAGTGCTTGAACGACCGCCTGGCCAGTTACCTGGAGAGAGTGCGCTGCCTGGAGCAGGAAAACGCCAACCTGGAATGCAAGATCCGGGAGTGGTATGAATGCCAAGTCCCCTACGTCTGCATTGACTTTCAATCTTATTACAAGATCATTGAGGAACTCCAGCACCAG ATCTTGTGCGCCAAGACGGACAATGCCAGGCTGGTCTTGGAAATTGACAATGCTCGCCTAGCTGCTGACGACTTCAGGACCAA GTACGAGACAGAGCTGGCTCTTCGCCAAAGTGTTGAGGCTGACATCAATGGGCTGCGCCGAATCCTGGATGAATTGACTTTATGCCGGTCTGACCTGGAAGCTCAGCTTGAATCCCTTAAGGAGGAACTCATTTGTCTCAGGAAGAACCATGAGGAG GAAGCAAATGGACTGCGCTCAAAGCTCGGGGCCAGAGTTAATGTGGAGGTGGATGCTGCCCCGTCATGCGACCTGAACAAAATCCTGGATGAGATACGGAGTCAGTATGAGAGCTTGGCTGAAAAAAACCGCAGAGACGTTGAGACGTGGTTCACTTCTAAG ATGGAGGAGCTGAACCAGCAGGTGATCTCCAGTGGTGAAGAGCTGCAGACCTGCCAGTCAGAGATCATTGAGCTGAGGCACACTGTCCAAGCCCTTGAGATTGACCTGGATGCCCAACATAACATG AAAAATGCTCTGGAGTGCACCCTGCAAGAAACGGAGGCTCGCTATAGCACCCAGCTGGGCCAGCTCCAGTGCCTGATCAGCAACATAGAAGGTCAGCTAGGAGACCTCCGGTGCGACATGGAGCGCCAAAGCCATGAGTACAAGATTCTCCTGGATGTCAAGACACGCCTAGAAGCAGAGATCACAACATACCGACGTCTGCTGGAAGGAGAAGATTGCAA GTTCCCTAGGGCTCTGTGTGTGCCAGAATGTCCCCCTCCAGTCTGTGCTCCGGTCCCCCAGATCACCAAAAAGATTCGCACCATCACAGAGGAGATTAAAGATGGGAAGATCATATCGTCTCGGGAACAAGTCCAGCACCTCACCCTCTAA
- the LOC128399897 gene encoding keratin, type I cuticular Ha4-like, with product MAATTSTRTCGSLRGPCRVTANCHPNSAASVNCRPGPCLPPRRSSVCLPPPGHTASSLHNSCRSGGHMSSTRMGSSCVPPPCIPPPARPLNCYPVGHNEGILNCNEKETMEFLNSRLGNYLERVRCLEQENADLECKIRDWYECENAYVCTDFKPFYCNIDELQQQICCTKADNARLCLDIDNLKMASDDYCTKYDYELSLRQRDEADINGLRRVLDDLTLCRADLEAQLESLTEEMMCLKKNHEEESCALRSQLGDRINVEVDAAPSCNLNKVLDEMRCQYEADLEKNRREVEDWYCTQMEELNREVLSSGEQLQCCQTEIIETRRCVQALEIDLQAQQSMKGALEGTLQETESRYCTQLSQLQCLISNVEAQLAEIRCDIERQNCEYKTLLDEKARLDCEIATYRNMLEGEDCKLPNRPCDPECTTAIRSSVCRPVCVPEPVCAPVCPPTCKPCVPVVEPNLAPSCVNPCGPKFVSCGPPPCGPPPCGPRGPMCPPPCGPCPPGPPGPRINTKICRM from the exons ATGGCTGCCACCACTTCCACTCGCACTTGCGGGTCTCTCAGAGGCCCTTGCCGGGTCACAGCAAACTGCCACCCAAACAGCGCTGCCTCAGTCAACTGCCGGCCCGGGCCTTGCCTTCCTCCTCGGCGATCCAGCGTCTGCCTGCCCCCTCCAGGCCATACGGCCTCGTCTCTCCACAACAGCTGCCGAAGTGGGGGCCATATGTCATCTACTCGCATGGGCTCCTCTTGTGTCCCTCCACCCTGCATCCCTCCTCCTGCCCGCCCTCTGAACTGCTACCCTGTCGGCCACAACGAAGGGATCCTCAACTGCAATGAGAAGGAAACCATGGAGTTCCTGAACAGCCGCCTGGGGAACTATCTGGAAAGGGTGCGCTGCCTGGAACAAGAGAACGCTGACCTGGAGTGCAAGATCCGAGACTGGTACGAGTGCGAAAATGCTTACGTGTGCACCGACTTCAAACCTTTTTACTGCAACATTGACGAGCTCCAGCAACAG ATTTGCTGTACTAAGGCTGACAATGCAAGACTCTGCCTGGATATTGACAATCTCAAAATGGCTTCTGATGACTATTGCACCAA GTATGATTATGAGCTAAGTCTGCGTCAGCGGGATGAGGCTGACATCAATGGCCTTCGGAGAGTGCTGGATGACCTCACCCTATGCAGGGCTGACCTGGAAGCTCAGCTCGAGTCCTTGACTGAGGAGATGATGTGCCTGAAGAAAAACCACGAGGAG GAGTCCTGTGCCCTTCGCTCCCAGCTCGGTGACCGCATCAATGTGGAGGTGGATGCTGCCCCATCTTGCAACCTCAACAAGGTCCTGGACGAGATGCGGTGCCAGTATGAGGCTGATCTTGAAAAGAATCGCCGGGAAGTTGAGGACTGGTACTGTACACAG ATGGAAGAGCTCAACAGGGAAGTGCTCTCCAGTGGAGAACAGCTGCAGTGCTGCCAGACAGAAATCATTGAGACAAGACGTTGTGTTCAAGCCCTGGAAATTGACCTACAGGCTCAGCAGAGCATG AAAGGGGCTCTGGAGGGCACTTTGCAAGAAACAGAATCCCGCTACTGCACCCAGCTCTCCCAGCTCCAGTGCCTGATCAGCAACGTGGAGGCCCAGCTGGCCGAAATCCGCTGTGACATTGAGCGCCAGAACTGCGAGTACAAGACCCTCCTGGACGAGAAAGCCCGCCTGGACTGTGAGATCGCCACCTACCGCAACATGTTGGAAGGAGAAGACTGCAA gctgccCAATCGCCCCTGTGATCCAGAGTGCACGACCGCCATTCGCTCATCTGTCTGCCGGCCAGTTTGTGTGCCAGAGCCAGTCTGTGCCCCCGTCTGCCCACCAACCTGCAAGCCATGTGTGCCCGTGGTGGAGCCCAACCTGGCTCCCTCATGTGTCAACCCCTGTGGGCCAAAGTTTGTCTCATGTGGCCCTCCACCCTGTGGCCCTCCTCCCTGTGGCCCACGTGGTCCAATGTGCCCACCCCCTTGTGGCCCATGCCCACCAGGACCACCAGGACCACGGATCAACACTAAGATCTGCCGCATGTGA